TTGGACAGTAGGAGCGTCTGCATACTCGCCATCAAATCATATCAGAGATATAATTCAATTTGTACCGGTAATATTGTCTCATAAACTAGTTTCGTACTGTATTTTGAAAGAGATCTAATATACGAGAGGACGAACACCGATGACTGGGAATTCAAATCAGCGATAACAATATATGGGATTAACAACAATGAGAGAATAGGATGGAATCCAATGAATCTGTCCTTGACTTGGACTACAAATCAAGCGAATCGAGGAATATTCCACACTGGCACAATCCGGAGAACGAATCCATACCAATAATCGAAGGGAGTGGAGCCACTGTAACCGATGCTAACGGAGACTCATTCCTAGATTTTGTTGCATCGCTCTACTGTGTCAATGCTGGGCACGACAACAAACGGATCATCGAGGCAATCACAAAACAACTTGAGAGAATTCCATACGTCTCTTCGGGTAAAGAGAACGATGCCCGAGCAGAATTAGCTTCCGAACTCGCAGCGGTAGCGCCCGAACCGCTCACAGACGTCCTCTTCTCCGTCTCTGGAAGTGAAGCAAATGAACTGGCGATCCAGTTCGCCCGCGAAAGTCAAGATGCGCCGAAGGTCTTGACCCGATGGCAGTCGTATCACGGCAGTACGTATGGCGCAGCAACTCTTACTGGCGACCCAAGCACTCGAAATACGGTCGAAGCACATGCAGCGACGACTGGCAGCGGCAAATTCTTGCCCCCATTGCCTGAAGTATTTGATGCTGAGGGAAGTGAACTCGCGGAAAAAGCAGCAAATCATCTCGAGTTTGTCGTCAAAAATGAGGGACCGGATTCCATCGCCGCGATTATGATGGAACCAGTCGCTGGATCAAGTGGCGGCTACCCAACGCCGTCAGGATACTTCGAGAGAGTCCGAGAGATCTGTGATAAGTATAACATCCTTCTCATCGCCGATGAGGTAATAACCGGATTCGGCCGTTGTGGGAAAATGTTTGCCATGCAAACTGAAAGCGTCGATCCAGATATGATTACGTTCGCAAAAGGTGTAACTGGGTCGTACATTCCGCTTGGCGGTGTCCTCATGCGCGAGGAACTTGGCGATCGCATACGAGACGGTGGGACATTGACTGGGCAGACGTTCGCTGGGCACCCGGTAGCGTGTGCCGCCGGAATTGCCGCGATTCAAGAGTACCAGAACGAGCTCATAGAGAACGTCCAGTCACTAGCGCCCGTACTTCAGGATGAACTCACAGCACTCAAAGAAAAACACGACGTCATTACCGACGTTCGCGGCCGTGGATTCCTTTGGGGAATCGTTGTCAAAGACCCTGAAAGCAGCGAACCTTTCGCAAACTCGTGGGTAGACGCTGACAGCGAGAATCCCGTGGCTGATGTTGCTGAAGAGGCTAAGAAAAATGGACTTCTAGTCGGCGTCGGTCGGCCGGACTATCAACTCCTTATTTCACCGCCACTATGTATCGAAGAGGCAGACATCGCGAATGCAATCGAGGCTCTCGACGAGGCATTCATAAACGTCTTCGAATAGTGTATACCCAATGAACTAACCGGCAACACACGCTCTTATCGGTGGCAGTATACTTCGAAGTTCTCAAGCACCCTAGTCGCGTTGCATTCCTCAAACGAGTACTCACCGTCTGACCAGTCGCTCGGTTGTTCTCGAACACGTTCAGTGAATTCGGGATGGAACTGGACCGTCCAGATCGGTGCCTTGGTGTGACGAGTACAGAAATGCTCGTTATAATCTGTCTCAGCAATAACTTCCATCTCAGCACCGGGTTCGACGACGAGATCAGAGTGAAGGACAGGGACAATCGATTCGATCCCCTCCAGTACGGGGTCGGTCGATTCGACAGTCGTCATTTCAACAAACGTCGCTCGTCGCCGGTCCTCGATGACCTCACCTCCAAGCGCGAAATTAATAAGTTGATGACCGAAGCAAACGCCCAGCAGAGGAACCTGATGATCGAGACACTTTTTTACGAGTTCCATCTGTGCCTCAAACCAAGGATAACCTTCCTCATACACACTCGCTGTACTCCCGCTGATAACGATGCCATCGTAGTCTTCGATCGGAGGGTGGTCGCGGTCTTCAGCATAGACGTGATATTCACTTTCATCGATAAAGTGGGCAATCTCTGGACCGAGATAGCGATATTTTGGCCTCACTTCGTCATCAAGCACAAGTATCATCAGTACTCAATACTGAACGGAGAACAATAAATTATAGTACTTTGACTGTGTTAGAGTACCTACGGAAGCGATAGTGATCAGTTCACATGGCTCTCTATAGAAACGCAAGTCTACGAACTCGAAGGAGTGACCGCACTTACAGTGAATACGCCGGCTTTGGTGTTCTGTGCTGTCCGCGTCGAATCAATACTGCTCTATGGATGACTCCGCTATCTGTTGAGGAAAGGTGAGAGATATGTCAGATGCTACTGCGGAGATGGTTTCTCGACTCGAGCGTGGTGATATTGATCACATCTTCGTCGAGTTTCCGGACATAAACGGAATCTCACGGTCTAAACAGCTCACTACCGACTACTTCCTCGAGAGATGGAAAAACGGATTCACCATGAATCTACTCCTACTAGCGCAGACACCGAGGAACCACGTCCCTGATGGGACTGGGTTCGGCGCGGAAATTGATTACGGTGATGGAGTCGTTCATCCTGATCCCAAGACGTTTCATGTCCTTCCGTGGCGAGACGATGCCGCACGGGTTATCTGCGATTTCAAGTACGATGGTGAGCCGGTCCTTGGTGCACCCCGCACGGTCCTGAAGCGAGTTTTAGAGCAAAATGATCTCGGCTTCGACTTCTACGCTGGGAGCGAGCTGGAATTTTACTTGCTTGAAGAAACAGGTGATGGGTACGGACCGGCGACCTCTGACAACCATGAGTGCGTCACATGGGCGACAGA
Above is a genomic segment from Natronorubrum aibiense containing:
- a CDS encoding type 1 glutamine amidotransferase, with amino-acid sequence MILVLDDEVRPKYRYLGPEIAHFIDESEYHVYAEDRDHPPIEDYDGIVISGSTASVYEEGYPWFEAQMELVKKCLDHQVPLLGVCFGHQLINFALGGEVIEDRRRATFVEMTTVESTDPVLEGIESIVPVLHSDLVVEPGAEMEVIAETDYNEHFCTRHTKAPIWTVQFHPEFTERVREQPSDWSDGEYSFEECNATRVLENFEVYCHR
- a CDS encoding aminotransferase family protein; translation: MESNESVLDLDYKSSESRNIPHWHNPENESIPIIEGSGATVTDANGDSFLDFVASLYCVNAGHDNKRIIEAITKQLERIPYVSSGKENDARAELASELAAVAPEPLTDVLFSVSGSEANELAIQFARESQDAPKVLTRWQSYHGSTYGAATLTGDPSTRNTVEAHAATTGSGKFLPPLPEVFDAEGSELAEKAANHLEFVVKNEGPDSIAAIMMEPVAGSSGGYPTPSGYFERVREICDKYNILLIADEVITGFGRCGKMFAMQTESVDPDMITFAKGVTGSYIPLGGVLMREELGDRIRDGGTLTGQTFAGHPVACAAGIAAIQEYQNELIENVQSLAPVLQDELTALKEKHDVITDVRGRGFLWGIVVKDPESSEPFANSWVDADSENPVADVAEEAKKNGLLVGVGRPDYQLLISPPLCIEEADIANAIEALDEAFINVFE